In the bacterium genome, one interval contains:
- a CDS encoding GAF domain-containing protein translates to MENSSEKVCVTIIEHDEEILKSIAQPIRSCGFDISDKEGCVVIAGLTLSEDELRELAGKEDFFVLIVGGDPHREFRRIIASSPKAIPIRLEDTGNLCDTILAVYFLSHISPKEHREALQKDNEAIQERLRETSEKLKRQYQALHMIIELTDTLQRETKLDRILHILLTAITAREGLQFNRAFLLLIDEKEGTLVGKYAIGPSTPEEAQRIWANLPTHPRTLSETLRAYYEVFENEDAKINETIKKFRIPLDSNHFLLRVLNEGSAVLVSPDNKELWDETADIRETLGSPFFAVVPLRTLEKPQGVIIVDNLVTKKPITESDLELLRAVANHASFAIERSMLTEELQKSYQELEKAYAELRENQEKLVLAEKLSAVGTIAAQIAHEIRNPIVAIGGFARAILRDYDLDENLREKLEIILEETQKIERTIQDALDFSKFSEPEKSLCEIGKTIQDVIIFFEPEIAEKKITVTYEIADDIPKFEYDEQLIRQVLINLFRNSISVLGEGGKIGIKAYKEGEYCWIEFSDNGPGIPEGVGDKIFQPFFTTKPTGTGLGLSISAQIIEAHKGEIWYKNNPVGGVTFYIRLPLKSDEKKGDNK, encoded by the coding sequence ATGGAGAATTCAAGCGAAAAAGTTTGCGTAACGATAATTGAGCACGACGAGGAAATCCTAAAGAGTATAGCACAACCTATACGGTCGTGCGGATTTGACATAAGCGATAAGGAAGGGTGCGTAGTTATAGCGGGGTTAACTTTATCTGAGGACGAACTGCGCGAACTCGCGGGAAAGGAGGATTTTTTCGTTCTCATCGTCGGCGGTGACCCACACCGCGAATTCAGACGGATAATAGCATCATCGCCAAAAGCAATCCCGATACGACTTGAGGATACGGGTAATCTTTGTGATACGATACTTGCAGTTTACTTCCTGAGTCACATATCGCCAAAAGAACACCGTGAGGCCTTGCAAAAGGATAACGAAGCCATACAGGAAAGGCTGCGGGAAACGAGCGAAAAACTCAAGCGTCAATACCAAGCTTTGCACATGATAATCGAGCTCACCGACACGCTTCAGCGAGAAACTAAGCTTGACAGAATACTTCACATACTTCTTACCGCCATAACTGCTCGCGAAGGACTTCAGTTTAACAGAGCGTTTTTGCTGCTCATCGACGAGAAAGAGGGAACGCTTGTGGGGAAATACGCTATAGGACCGTCAACGCCTGAGGAGGCACAGCGAATATGGGCTAACCTGCCGACTCATCCACGCACGCTCTCGGAAACGCTGCGAGCATATTATGAGGTTTTCGAGAATGAGGACGCCAAAATAAACGAGACGATAAAGAAATTCAGAATTCCCCTCGATAGCAACCACTTCCTCCTGCGGGTGCTTAATGAGGGTTCTGCTGTGCTCGTTTCCCCCGATAACAAAGAACTCTGGGATGAGACAGCCGATATTAGGGAAACCCTGGGGTCGCCGTTTTTTGCCGTTGTACCGCTAAGGACACTCGAGAAACCTCAGGGTGTTATAATAGTTGATAACCTCGTTACCAAAAAGCCTATAACTGAATCTGACCTCGAACTCTTAAGAGCTGTTGCGAATCATGCGAGTTTTGCTATTGAAAGGTCGATGCTTACTGAGGAACTGCAGAAAAGCTATCAGGAGCTTGAGAAAGCATATGCCGAGCTCAGGGAGAATCAGGAGAAGCTGGTGCTTGCGGAAAAGCTTTCTGCTGTCGGGACTATAGCGGCGCAGATAGCCCACGAGATAAGAAACCCGATCGTTGCCATAGGTGGTTTCGCGAGGGCGATACTAAGAGATTATGACTTGGACGAGAACCTGAGGGAGAAACTTGAGATAATACTTGAGGAGACGCAAAAGATCGAGAGAACCATACAGGATGCGCTCGACTTCTCAAAATTCAGCGAGCCTGAAAAATCACTTTGCGAAATAGGCAAAACCATTCAGGATGTTATAATATTTTTCGAACCAGAAATCGCCGAGAAAAAGATAACCGTAACCTACGAGATAGCCGATGACATTCCTAAATTCGAATACGACGAACAGCTTATAAGACAGGTCTTGATAAACCTTTTCAGAAATTCCATATCGGTGCTCGGTGAGGGAGGAAAGATAGGGATAAAAGCCTATAAAGAGGGGGAATACTGCTGGATAGAGTTCAGCGATAATGGGCCAGGGATACCTGAGGGCGTTGGGGATAAGATATTCCAGCCTTTTTTCACGACTAAACCCACCGGGACGGGGCTTGGACTGTCCATATCGGCGCAAATAATCGAGGCTCATAAGGGCGAGATATGGTACAAGAACAATCCAGTCGGGGGCGTCACATTCTACATCAGGTTGCCGCTCAAAAGCGATGAGAAAAAGGGGGACAACAAATGA
- the gmk gene encoding guanylate kinase: MIKTRKGLLVILSSPSGGGKTSVYKGLLSRHEDFLYSISVTTRPKRADEKDGVDYFFVSDDEFDTMIEKKEFVEWAWVHGYRYGTLKKFVDKALVEGRVMLFDVDVQGAESIRKAYPQHSVRIFIIPPTKEELERRLRARGTDPEETILVRLKNADEEVKHAPYYDYIVVNDELSRCIDDVEKIISAELMRPFRVLPVGNWEING, translated from the coding sequence ATGATAAAGACCAGAAAAGGTCTTTTGGTTATTTTATCCTCACCATCCGGCGGTGGGAAAACATCGGTTTACAAAGGATTGCTCTCAAGGCACGAGGATTTTCTTTATTCGATTTCGGTTACCACGAGGCCAAAGCGCGCTGACGAGAAAGATGGCGTGGATTATTTTTTTGTGAGCGATGATGAGTTCGACACGATGATTGAGAAAAAGGAGTTCGTCGAATGGGCGTGGGTGCACGGATACAGGTACGGCACGCTTAAGAAGTTTGTGGATAAAGCGCTTGTCGAGGGCAGGGTTATGCTTTTCGATGTCGATGTTCAGGGCGCCGAATCCATAAGGAAAGCTTATCCTCAACATTCGGTGAGAATCTTTATCATACCACCCACCAAGGAAGAGCTTGAAAGAAGATTGAGAGCACGGGGAACTGACCCGGAAGAAACTATATTGGTCAGGCTTAAAAACGCCGATGAGGAGGTAAAACACGCTCCTTATTACGACTACATAGTGGTTAATGATGAACTTTCTCGCTGTATCGACGATGTCGAGAAAATAATATCAGCAGAACTTATGCGCCCGTTCAGAGTGCTGCCGGTAGGAAATTGGGAAATCAATGGTTGA